A single region of the Candidatus Dormiibacterota bacterium genome encodes:
- a CDS encoding alpha/beta hydrolase, translated as MFVEAAGRRVDAQWIAPRIDGAPTLVFLHEGLGSIGLWRDFPQAIADRTGFGALVYSRYGNGRSQSLSAPRDVRYMHDEASIALPELLDRFEIERALLVGHSDGASIALIYAAEHPRRVSAVVVEAPHVFVEELSVRSIAEIGERYRNGDLRERMARHHDDVDATFFGWNDIWLHPDFLAWNIEPVLTRIEAPVLCIQGAQDEYGTLAQVEAIARDVKGPVDRVILDRCGHSPHRERERDTTAILAGWATASVS; from the coding sequence GTGTTCGTCGAGGCCGCCGGGCGACGGGTGGACGCGCAATGGATCGCTCCGCGCATAGATGGCGCGCCGACGTTGGTTTTTTTGCATGAAGGGCTCGGCTCGATCGGGCTCTGGCGCGATTTTCCGCAGGCCATCGCGGACCGCACCGGCTTCGGCGCGCTGGTCTATTCGCGTTACGGCAATGGGCGGTCGCAGAGCTTATCGGCCCCGCGCGACGTGCGGTACATGCATGACGAAGCCTCGATCGCGCTGCCCGAACTTCTCGACCGTTTCGAGATCGAGCGCGCGTTATTGGTCGGCCACAGCGACGGCGCGTCGATCGCGCTTATCTACGCAGCCGAACACCCCCGGCGCGTCTCGGCGGTGGTCGTCGAGGCACCGCACGTATTCGTCGAAGAGCTCTCCGTCCGCAGCATCGCGGAGATCGGCGAGCGGTATCGAAACGGCGATCTGCGCGAACGCATGGCCCGCCACCACGACGATGTCGACGCAACGTTTTTCGGCTGGAACGACATTTGGCTGCATCCCGATTTCCTCGCCTGGAACATCGAGCCAGTTCTAACGCGCATCGAGGCTCCCGTCTTGTGCATCCAGGGCGCGCAAGACGAATACGGAACGCTCGCGCAGGTCGAGGCGATCGCCCGCGACGTAAAGGGCCCCGTAGACCGGGTCATTCTCGATCGATGCGGGCACTCTCCGCATCGCGAGCGCGAGCGCGACACCACCGCGATCCTCGCCGGCTGGGCAACGGCGTCCGTGAGCTAG